In Polaribacter sp. L3A8, a genomic segment contains:
- a CDS encoding glycosyl hydrolase produces MKQIVLVISAIILFTCSIFGQNFGHQNNISTKTDFLQEGFKTPPNEAKARTWWHWISGNVSKSGITKDLEAMKEVGIQEAQLFNVKLEFPDGPVKYLSEEWLDLFHFSAKEAKRLGLELTFHNSAGWSSSGGPWITPEYAMQTTVFTEVTVQGGKLFKDQLPQPKTKLNYYKDIAVLAFPKPQTDIKIDGLDYKNLTDRIRNHLLPDTKTITASAVINKNDIIDLTSKITKDGFIEWNVPKGEWIILRLGHTPTGKSNHPAPEGGRGLEVDKMSKKAVDVYWEGGIQPIINKLGDLIGTTVNNCLIDSYEVGTTNWTAGFDAEFKKLRGYNLTSYLPTLAGYYVESGEVSERFLWDFRRTIGDLMAKNYYAHFGELCHENGMKFSVEPYWGPFDNMQVGATGDIVMCEFWSGGYPFFDSPKFVSSIAHLNGSSIVGAESFTGIGGWDEHPAVLKSIGDQAWAQGITRFIFHTYVHQPWDAAPGLALSYHGTDFNRLNTWWSQGKGFMDYIARSQFLLQQGQNVADVLVFTGESSPNTAFLMPEIKAMGFDYDLIGANKLAGLTVKNGDIYTSVGNKYKVLVLPTSSWMKPETLSKIAALTKAGAKVIGERPYKSPSLENYPESDDKIDKLAENLWNSGLVKKITIEEFLSKSKTPSDFRIEEGDASDISFIHRKTEDADIYFIANAKKESREITGRFRVNGKQPELWNSESGEVKSLAVWVDNEDGTTSVPIQLGMEASVFVIFRKPVAASAHITKISETLKKPQLEPLSNLKIIKAEYGSFLQDGLVDITDKVKAAVVDNKLKLQAGRQFCDCDPAMGYKKEFRMEYKIGEEIKRIYVEEREFVNIDATDKGSLTILKAVFGKFKPETKEVPKYYKIFDITEKIKGMVSSGVLEIPIEKSLIDGNVPEGKNKVLRVTFSTDGVEHVVSVPEGRVLNLSKDISKTKLVNTNGKVNWVTPYPGEITYQTSLGKNKTIKVKSVPKPIELVGDWNIEFKENLSTPIKTVFNNLVSWSNSDNNAIKYYSGTAAYQKNFNISKKIFKKDTSFELDLGSVGVIAEVIINGKNAGILWKAPFRINIDDFVKAGQNTLEVRVTNLWPNRLIGDENLSLDFERKGEKTKSLPDWLLNNTQRPSNRTTFSSWKHYNKNDALLTSGLLGPVKINISVVKNIK; encoded by the coding sequence ATGAAACAAATTGTATTAGTAATATCTGCGATTATTTTATTTACATGTTCAATATTTGGACAAAATTTTGGACATCAAAATAATATTTCAACTAAAACAGATTTCCTTCAAGAAGGATTTAAAACCCCACCAAATGAAGCCAAAGCAAGAACGTGGTGGCATTGGATTAGCGGAAACGTATCTAAATCTGGAATTACAAAAGATTTAGAAGCGATGAAAGAAGTTGGTATTCAAGAAGCACAATTGTTTAATGTTAAATTAGAATTTCCAGATGGACCTGTAAAATATTTAAGTGAAGAGTGGTTAGATTTATTTCATTTTTCTGCAAAAGAAGCTAAAAGATTAGGTTTAGAACTTACGTTTCATAACAGTGCAGGTTGGTCATCTTCAGGTGGTCCATGGATTACACCAGAATATGCTATGCAAACAACCGTATTTACGGAAGTTACGGTACAAGGCGGAAAATTATTTAAAGATCAATTACCACAACCTAAAACCAAATTAAATTATTACAAAGATATTGCAGTATTGGCATTTCCTAAACCTCAAACAGATATAAAAATAGATGGTTTAGATTATAAAAATTTAACAGATCGTATTCGAAATCATTTGTTACCAGATACAAAAACGATTACTGCTTCTGCCGTTATTAATAAAAATGACATTATTGATTTAACTTCAAAAATTACAAAAGACGGATTTATTGAATGGAACGTCCCAAAAGGAGAATGGATTATTTTAAGATTAGGACACACGCCAACAGGTAAAAGTAACCATCCTGCACCAGAAGGAGGCCGTGGTTTAGAAGTTGATAAAATGAGTAAAAAAGCAGTTGATGTCTATTGGGAAGGCGGCATACAACCTATTATTAATAAATTGGGAGATTTAATAGGAACAACTGTTAATAATTGTTTGATAGATAGTTATGAAGTAGGAACTACCAATTGGACTGCCGGATTTGATGCTGAATTTAAAAAATTAAGAGGTTATAATTTAACAAGCTATTTACCAACTTTAGCAGGTTATTACGTAGAAAGTGGTGAAGTATCAGAACGTTTTTTATGGGATTTTAGAAGAACGATAGGAGATTTAATGGCAAAAAATTATTATGCTCATTTTGGCGAATTATGTCATGAAAACGGCATGAAATTTTCTGTAGAACCATACTGGGGACCTTTTGATAATATGCAAGTTGGTGCAACTGGAGATATAGTAATGTGTGAGTTTTGGAGTGGTGGCTATCCGTTTTTCGATTCGCCTAAATTCGTTTCTTCGATAGCACATTTAAACGGAAGTTCTATTGTTGGTGCCGAGTCTTTTACAGGAATTGGTGGTTGGGACGAGCATCCTGCTGTTTTAAAATCTATAGGAGACCAAGCTTGGGCACAAGGTATTACGCGTTTTATTTTTCATACGTATGTACACCAACCTTGGGATGCAGCTCCTGGTTTAGCGTTAAGTTATCATGGTACAGATTTTAACCGATTAAATACATGGTGGAGTCAAGGAAAAGGTTTTATGGATTATATTGCTAGGTCTCAATTTTTACTTCAACAAGGTCAAAATGTAGCCGATGTTTTGGTTTTTACAGGAGAATCATCTCCTAACACAGCTTTTTTAATGCCAGAAATTAAAGCGATGGGTTTTGATTATGATTTAATTGGAGCCAATAAATTAGCAGGATTAACTGTTAAAAATGGAGATATTTATACATCAGTTGGTAATAAATACAAAGTTTTAGTTTTACCAACTTCTAGTTGGATGAAACCTGAAACACTTTCTAAAATAGCAGCACTTACAAAAGCTGGTGCAAAGGTAATTGGTGAGCGTCCTTATAAATCTCCAAGTTTGGAGAATTACCCAGAAAGTGATGATAAGATTGATAAACTTGCAGAAAACTTATGGAATTCTGGTTTGGTAAAAAAAATAACAATAGAAGAATTTTTATCAAAAAGTAAAACACCTTCTGATTTTAGAATTGAAGAAGGAGATGCATCAGACATCAGTTTTATCCACAGAAAAACAGAAGATGCAGATATCTATTTTATTGCCAATGCTAAAAAAGAAAGTAGAGAAATTACAGGACGATTTAGAGTTAATGGAAAGCAACCAGAATTATGGAATTCAGAAAGTGGTGAGGTTAAAAGTCTTGCTGTTTGGGTAGATAATGAAGACGGAACAACAAGCGTGCCTATTCAATTAGGTATGGAAGCATCTGTTTTTGTTATATTTAGAAAACCAGTTGCTGCATCTGCTCATATTACAAAAATTTCGGAAACACTTAAAAAACCTCAGTTAGAACCTTTATCTAATTTAAAAATTATTAAGGCAGAATATGGCTCGTTTTTACAAGACGGATTGGTAGATATCACCGATAAGGTAAAGGCAGCTGTAGTGGATAATAAGTTAAAACTACAGGCTGGAAGGCAATTTTGCGATTGTGATCCTGCAATGGGGTACAAAAAGGAATTTCGAATGGAATATAAAATAGGTGAAGAAATCAAGCGAATATACGTAGAAGAAAGAGAGTTTGTAAATATAGATGCTACTGATAAAGGATCTTTAACCATTTTAAAAGCAGTTTTTGGAAAGTTTAAGCCAGAAACTAAAGAGGTACCTAAATATTATAAAATATTTGATATTACAGAGAAAATTAAAGGCATGGTATCCTCTGGAGTTTTAGAAATTCCGATAGAAAAATCTTTAATAGATGGTAATGTTCCCGAAGGTAAAAACAAAGTATTGCGTGTTACTTTTTCTACGGATGGGGTAGAGCATGTTGTTTCTGTTCCGGAAGGAAGAGTGCTTAATCTGTCTAAAGATATTTCTAAAACAAAACTGGTTAATACTAATGGAAAAGTAAATTGGGTAACACCTTATCCAGGAGAAATAACATACCAAACTTCTTTGGGTAAGAATAAAACGATTAAAGTAAAATCGGTTCCAAAACCAATAGAGTTAGTAGGTGACTGGAATATAGAATTTAAAGAAAATTTAAGTACACCAATTAAAACCGTATTTAATAATTTGGTATCGTGGTCTAATTCAGATAATAATGCTATTAAATATTATTCAGGAACAGCAGCATATCAAAAAAACTTTAATATTTCTAAAAAGATATTTAAAAAAGACACCTCTTTTGAGTTAGATTTAGGAAGTGTTGGTGTAATAGCAGAAGTAATTATAAATGGTAAAAATGCAGGTATATTGTGGAAAGCACCGTTTAGAATTAATATTGATGATTTTGTAAAAGCAGGACAAAATACGCTAGAAGTTAGGGTAACCAACCTGTGGCCAAATCGTTTAATTGGAGACGAAAATTTATCGTTAGATTTTGAAAGAAAAGGAGAAAAAACAAAAAGCTTACCAGATTGGTTGCTAAATAATACACAACGACCTTCAAATAGAACTACGTTTTCATCATGGAAGCATTATAATAAAAATGATGCATTGTTAACTTCAGGACTTTTAGGGCCTGTTAAAATTAATATATCAGTAGTAAAAAATATAAAATAA